Proteins encoded by one window of Clostridia bacterium:
- a CDS encoding SDR family oxidoreductase: MPDVKVVAITGASSGIGLCAAKMFADRGYKVYCLSRTAPKDERIKHIPADVSDESAVIAAFERIKSETGRLDVLVNNAGFGISGATELTDTAAAKRQFDVNFFGQFICAKHAAPMLRETKGAIVNVSSAAAIFSIPYQAFYSASKSAINSLTLAMRSELKPFGVRVSAVMPGDVRTGFTAARIKDDGEKSLYSDTIKASVAVMEKDEINGMPPEKVAKIIVKLAEKRRPKPLTVAGGKYKLFAALNKLLPTGLVNSIVGSMYIKKEKK, from the coding sequence ATGCCTGACGTAAAGGTCGTTGCAATAACCGGCGCTTCAAGCGGGATAGGCCTTTGCGCCGCGAAGATGTTCGCGGACCGCGGTTACAAGGTCTATTGCCTCAGCCGCACCGCGCCGAAGGATGAACGCATAAAGCATATACCCGCCGACGTTTCCGACGAAAGCGCCGTCATCGCCGCGTTCGAACGCATAAAGAGCGAAACCGGGCGGCTCGACGTCCTCGTCAACAACGCCGGATTCGGCATTTCCGGAGCGACCGAGCTGACCGACACCGCCGCGGCGAAGCGGCAGTTTGACGTCAACTTCTTCGGGCAGTTCATCTGTGCGAAGCACGCTGCTCCCATGCTCCGCGAAACGAAGGGCGCGATTGTCAACGTCAGCTCCGCTGCGGCGATATTCTCAATTCCATATCAGGCGTTCTACTCCGCATCCAAATCCGCGATAAACTCGCTCACCCTCGCGATGAGAAGCGAGCTGAAGCCCTTCGGCGTCCGCGTCAGCGCCGTCATGCCAGGCGACGTCCGCACCGGCTTCACGGCCGCGAGGATAAAGGACGACGGCGAGAAGTCGCTCTATTCGGACACGATAAAGGCGTCCGTGGCGGTTATGGAGAAGGACGAGATAAACGGCATGCCGCCGGAAAAAGTCGCGAAAATCATCGTTAAACTCGCCGAGAAGCGCAGACCGAAGCCACTGACCGTCGCGGGCGGAAAATACAAGCTCTTCGCGGCGCTCAACAAGCTCCTGCCGACCGGGCTCGTAAATTCCATAGTCGGCTCGATGTATATCAAAAAAGAAAAGAAATAA
- a CDS encoding aminotransferase class I/II-fold pyridoxal phosphate-dependent enzyme, whose amino-acid sequence MPLFKKCRDFHLVKDIKAMGIYPYFHELESKQDIEVMMEGKRRIMLGSNNYLGLTVHPEVIEAGVKALEKYGSGCSGSRFLNGTLDLHNQLEHELAEFVGKEECVTFSTGFQSNLGIISAIAGKGDYIFNDRENHASIYDACKLSYAETIRYKHNDMASLEKKLSEVPLEAGKLIVTDGVFSMSGDMCKLPEIVALAEKYKARVMVDDAHGLGVLGEGGRGTASYFGLTDKVDIIMGTFSKSLASLGGYMAASSEVCEFVRHSSRPFIFSASIPPACCATAIKALEIMKREPERVERLGDLAEYLRDGMKKRGLAIRDTDNKRVPIVPFYTYEQVRTLTIGKILFDEGVYVNPVLPPATTPTECLLRTSLMATHNEEIIDEALDIIKRVVEENA is encoded by the coding sequence ATGCCGTTATTCAAAAAGTGCAGGGATTTCCATCTTGTAAAAGATATCAAAGCGATGGGGATTTATCCATATTTCCACGAACTTGAATCAAAGCAGGACATCGAGGTAATGATGGAGGGCAAGCGCCGCATAATGCTCGGCTCCAATAACTACCTCGGTCTCACCGTTCATCCCGAAGTCATAGAAGCCGGCGTAAAAGCGCTCGAGAAGTACGGCTCCGGCTGCTCCGGCTCGCGCTTCCTCAACGGCACGCTCGACCTGCACAATCAACTTGAGCACGAACTCGCTGAATTCGTCGGCAAGGAAGAGTGCGTGACATTCTCCACCGGCTTCCAGTCAAACCTCGGCATTATTTCCGCGATTGCCGGCAAAGGCGACTACATATTCAACGACCGCGAGAATCACGCGAGCATTTACGACGCCTGCAAGCTCAGCTACGCCGAAACGATCCGCTACAAGCACAACGATATGGCAAGTCTCGAGAAGAAGCTGAGTGAGGTCCCGCTCGAAGCCGGGAAACTCATCGTCACCGACGGCGTTTTCAGCATGAGCGGCGACATGTGCAAGCTTCCCGAGATCGTCGCGCTCGCCGAGAAGTATAAGGCGCGCGTCATGGTCGACGACGCCCACGGACTCGGAGTCCTCGGCGAAGGCGGACGCGGCACGGCAAGCTATTTCGGACTCACCGACAAGGTCGATATCATAATGGGCACGTTCAGCAAATCGCTGGCGAGTCTCGGCGGCTATATGGCGGCGAGCAGCGAGGTCTGCGAATTCGTCAGACACAGCTCCCGTCCGTTCATATTCAGCGCCTCCATCCCGCCCGCGTGCTGCGCGACCGCGATAAAGGCGCTTGAGATTATGAAACGCGAACCCGAACGCGTCGAACGTCTCGGAGATCTCGCGGAATACCTGCGCGACGGGATGAAGAAGCGCGGTCTCGCTATCCGCGACACCGACAACAAGCGCGTCCCGATCGTCCCCTTTTACACCTACGAACAGGTGCGCACGCTTACCATCGGCAAGATCCTTTTTGACGAAGGCGTTTACGTCAACCCCGTTCTGCCGCCGGCGACGACTCCTACGGAGTGCCTGCTTCGCACGAGTCTGATGGCGACGCACAACGAGGAGATAATCGACGAAGCCCTCGATATCATCAAGAGAGTGGTTGAAGAGAATGCCTGA